TACTCCAGTTTCATTGGAATACTTTTGGAATATATATTCACATTGTCGGCGTTAATAACTTGTCAAATTATCATCCCTATAGAAAATAGATGCATAGAGAGTAGGCAGTACATTTATGTACAACAAGAGATGAAAAAATAATGAAGGAAGTGATTGCTTTGTAAATTGGCAAGCCTTTTAATATTTTCTGGAGAAGGTGTTTACATCTTTCAGAGAGTATGTGATCTTATGCAAGGCTATGTTTGTTGGTGGTCTTTCATACTTGGAACATCTACCTTTTCACAACGTCTCACAGTGGCGAAGCTAGCATAAAAGGATTGTGTTCAAGTGAACCCAATGGATTTGTACTAATCTGAACTAAATTGCTATATGCCTCCATTTATCATTTAGTTAGAGATCATAGTTTTGTAGAGATGAACCCAATGCTTTATTTTGCTAGCTTCGCCAACGTGAATTGATTTGCTCCCATGCAGTTACATTGAAGCATGCATTAAAACTACTAGCTCCTTTACTTTGTACAAATCATCAAGTTGTTGCCATGGAAATGGAAAATAATTCTGCATCGTTCAATTGAATTTTTAGAATAAAAAACACTGCAATTCTTTCTATTTTTCATTAGCATAAGTGCATATAAACGTACATCCTTTGCTCCCAGCTTAGGGATGAACATTGCTTGCGAAGTATGGCCAAAAATGAGAAAATTACTGGGAACATATGTTGATTCCTGATGAGAGGATTTTGCTAAGACGAGATAGAACATTCGTCATACTTATGGAGTTAACCAAGTTATTACTGCTAAAAAGTCTATCTTTTCCTACGAATATTCTTCAAGAAAATGTTAAATAAATGCATTGTTTGACTGTAGTGTACAAGGTAAAATATAATTTTATTAAACTTACCATGTTCGAACAAGAGATAGGGTGACAGAAAAATACCCCTTCCAGATAAGAAATAGCAGGCCAGCTATTTACCAGATCATTGACCAATCCAAATGATTTTCCTTTCAGATGCACTTCACGAGCCATTCTAGTGAAGCTGTTAGATTCTAAATCGTTATAACCAAAGTACAAAATAATTCATCATGAAAAGCATCTAGAAAAGGTACCTGTACAAACTAGAAATGTTCAAGGCATTTTTTTTGGAGCAACCCTTCCTTTTCATTAAGCAAGAGGGAAAATCTAACCAAACTGTACAAGAGATGGCATATTTAGATTACGGAATATGCCCGAGAAAACCACCAAGAGAAatcaaaaaggaaaaaaaactagTCCGGTTCAGCCGGGATAGCCGGCCTGAAGCCGTTGATAGGTCGATCCCGCTGTAGGATGTCTTCTCTGGCGATATCTACCACCTCCATGTAGGTGAACCGGCGTCCAGTGAAGATACACCGGTTCCGTTCCTTCCACGCATTCCAGAGCACGTAGGCTTTCCGTCGATCATGTCATCCCACCACTCGGATATGGAGTGGTAGTCGAGGCGATGGTTGGCGCGGATTTCACCAGATTCCATTTGGCTGCAGTGTAGGGGCAGTCTTTGCACAAGTGGTCAGCCGTCTCAGGCTCACGGAGACATAAAGGACATAGGGGGATCATGGGGACAACCCCTGATGGCAAGCATATCCGCGGTGAGAAGCTTTTCATGAAGGGCAAGCCAGCCAAACAGCTTACACTTGGGTTCAGCGTGGGCAGCCCAGAGCCCCAGACCTTCATGGCGTCGAATCTAGCAGGACCACCGAAGAATTGAGCATTGTAAGCGGAGCTGGCACTGTAGGTCGCATCGGAAGTGAGGTCCATGAGATGGAGTCCGGCTGCTCGGGGATGAGGGAAATGGATTGAATAGTATCCCAGATCTCCATGTATTGCGCCAGCTGGATAGGCACAAGTGGGTTGATATAGTGCTTGGAACTGGCTATGAAGAGATTGTACAAGTGATAAGATGCAAAATCCCAGAACTTTATTGTGCTATCATTTATATAAACAAATTGTATCATACATAAATGAATGCCAGCAATTTACAGAGTAATATATACATGCATGTAATAACAACAATATACAGAAGCTATGCCTTCACATGTACAGATCTGAAACAACTTAAGTAGAGACCTCTTATTCGTGTGAAGATAGAAAGAAGCTGCCTGCATGCAATACAGAAGCCATTGAAACTGGGTTTCTTTCATATTGGAATGAAGTACTTGCTCTCCAGACGTGTCTCCTCCACCCCGTTTTCCCACTGAAGATTCTTCCACCAATCAGACGAACCACATATTTGCTTTAATTTCCCATAGTTATGCATGCTTCTTAACGGGATACTTCTCAGATTTGGGCAGTCCTCCACCCGAAGGGTCTCAAGACATGGGAAAGCTCTTGGTCTACAAATAGTCCTCAGCTTCTTAAGTTCCGTCAATACCATCAATCTCAACTTTGGGAAGTCATTGTGCCCTTTGTCATTCGACTCAATCCATGAAGTCTCTACAACAGTATGTTCTTCTTGTTTATGTGAAGCGTGCTCTTGCATTTCCATTTGTGCACCATACTGCTCCTCATCTTCAACAATTTCGAGCATGCCATCACAATGAGATATGACAAGCCTCTCAAGCATTTGAAGTTTTCGGACCCATGTGATGTTCAACAACTTCGGGCACTGTGAAATGACCAACTTGCGGATGTACTGAAAGTTATGTGGCATTGGTGCAACAACGACATTTTCCAACGAGGGAAGAACCGAGAGGGTCAGGAACTGCAGGTGTGAAGTTGTAAGGTCAGCATCAGCAACCACTGTATTCAGGTCATAGCATGATTCAACATACAGCTCCTCAAGATGCTCCATGTGGTTGAGGTCAGAGATTTTGATTGATTGCATCTCTGCACAATACTTCAAGTTTAAGCGATGTGTTGACTTTGCCAAAGGACGGGGCATGTTCAATTTTTTTAGCACATCCTCAGCATAAATAGTGATTCCGAGGAACAATAGTTCCCTCAGGGAATCCAGATTCAGGTCATCGACATCACGGATTCCATAGTGGCTGCGGAAGAGATTGAGCACTCTCAACTTGTGTAACTTTGAGCAGTTGTTCAGGGTATCTTCAAGTGCAACAGTCACACTCAGATCCAAATGCCTCAACTCTTTCAGTAACCATAGGCGCTCAGGTAACCTCATAATGTGTGTGTGAGACAAATTCAGATGCTCCAGTGCAACCAACGCATCACATTCTGGAAGTGATGTTATCGCAGTATGAGAAAGATCGAGCACTTTCAAGGACGACATAGTTCTGAAAAATCCATAGCTCATCTTGTTCAAATTTGGATTGTTCTGGATCAATAATGTGGTGATGTTTTTGCACTTGGGCGAGAAATTAAGCTCGGTGATGTTATTAGACATGATGGAGATCCTTGTAGCTTCTTTCCACTCTCCAGCTGAAGGAGCATTATCCAAGGCCATCCCTGGTTTAGCTAGAAACTTTGTATCTGACTTGTTAACCAACCAAAGCCCCAGATGCCTGATTATGTGGTGCATTTTAACCTTTGATGACATTGAGCCACTGGCCTGCAGCAAGCAGGCTGAAATAAGACTGCGAATTATCTGATAACCCTTCTCACAATCATTTAATAGCAAACCTTCAGCTAACCAATAATCAATAAGTTGCTCTTTACTAATGGATCCATACTCTGGAAAAAGAGTGCAGTATAGGAAACACTTTTGCTGAGTGGGTGTGAGCCTGTCAAAGCTGTATTTCAACCGAGCAAACATTTCATTCACACCATCAATATTGTCCATATTGGTAGCAATTGCATCTGCAGCAGATTTCCACTCTCCCTCTTCCAAGCCTGCCACagcggtcccaatgacattgagcgCAAGTGGTAGGCCTCCACAACTTCGGGCTATTGCCATGGCATGGTCTGTGACATTCTGGGGACCTGCTTCAACTGCTGCACTAGCCTCCTTACTCAGCTTGCTCAAGAATAGTTTCCATGAAGCATCGTCATCCAAAATCTGCATCTTAATCAAACTCCTCTGTGCATTCATCTGGAAGCATACTTCTCGGTAACGTGACGTGAGGATCAGCTTGCTCTGGCTGTTGGTATCTGGAGTTGGGATGCCAACATCCTCCAGTCCGAATTTCTTCCTTACATCATCAAGCAGGACTACAAACCTTTTCCTGGCCAGTGCCTTTACCAAGAATTTAGCCCGTTTGCCAACTGGCTCTGCTTCATTCCATGGCAAATTGAGTCTTTCTGAGATAGTCTGTTGTATCTCCACTGTGTTCAGTGTCTCTGAATTGGATACTTCAATAAAGATAACAACCTGGCACGGAAAGTTGAAAAATGGGAACATGAATTACAGTTGGAAGGTAATTTAAAATTATGGCTAAAAGTTAACCTGAAAAAAGAATGACAAGATAGTAGTGGAGAAAGCATGTGCCGAAAAGGATATCCAAATATGTTTTAAAATAGGTAC
This region of Lolium perenne isolate Kyuss_39 chromosome 2, Kyuss_2.0, whole genome shotgun sequence genomic DNA includes:
- the LOC127335588 gene encoding disease resistance protein RPS2, with translation MTDAISAAGSCLQPLCECLDGTGMLDAAAREVASFLRLKSNWGDLDRAKELLQAVETTVRARVTAEMDKLNVCDPQVQVWLTRVDELQLEDIDEEYGRLLKYSCLSQCTLHAHRRTSVGRRVVEALEEANKLIEEGRRFKEFGFKPLPRIVDPLPQIKTFGLETMLSQLHNLFEKGESNIIGVWGQGGVGKTTLLHVFNNHLDKKIHDYQVVIFIEVSNSETLNTVEIQQTISERLNLPWNEAEPVGKRAKFLVKALARKRFVVLLDDVRKKFGLEDVGIPTPDTNSQSKLILTSRYREVCFQMNAQRSLIKMQILDDDASWKLFLSKLSKEASAAVEAGPQNVTDHAMAIARSCGGLPLALNVIGTAVAGLEEGEWKSAADAIATNMDNIDGVNEMFARLKYSFDRLTPTQQKCFLYCTLFPEYGSISKEQLIDYWLAEGLLLNDCEKGYQIIRSLISACLLQASGSMSSKVKMHHIIRHLGLWLVNKSDTKFLAKPGMALDNAPSAGEWKEATRISIMSNNITELNFSPKCKNITTLLIQNNPNLNKMSYGFFRTMSSLKVLDLSHTAITSLPECDALVALEHLNLSHTHIMRLPERLWLLKELRHLDLSVTVALEDTLNNCSKLHKLRVLNLFRSHYGIRDVDDLNLDSLRELLFLGITIYAEDVLKKLNMPRPLAKSTHRLNLKYCAEMQSIKISDLNHMEHLEELYVESCYDLNTVVADADLTTSHLQFLTLSVLPSLENVVVAPMPHNFQYIRKLVISQCPKLLNITWVRKLQMLERLVISHCDGMLEIVEDEEQYGAQMEMQEHASHKQEEHTVVETSWIESNDKGHNDFPKLRLMVLTELKKLRTICRPRAFPCLETLRVEDCPNLRSIPLRSMHNYGKLKQICGSSDWWKNLQWENGVEETRLESKYFIPI